A genomic region of Caulobacter sp. NIBR2454 contains the following coding sequences:
- a CDS encoding DEAD/DEAH box helicase, producing MTQFTDFGLAKPLLKALADKGYTTPTPIQAKAIPTVMTGRDLLGIAQTGTGKTAAFALPILHRLAEDRKPAPRRGCRVLVLSPTRELATQIADSFRAYGAHLGLTVAVIFGGVKYGPQMRALAAGIDVLVATPGRLIDHLGEKSANLSGTEIFVLDEADQMLDMGFILPIRRIVQHLPKERQNLFFSATMPTEIGKLAGELLKNPEQVSVTPQATTVERINQQVLFVEQQRKRALLAELFAESALKRVIVFTRTKRGADRVAKYLNACGVEAGAIHGDKTQGQRERALAAFRAGESRALVATDIAARGIDIDSVTHVVNFELPNVPEAYVHRIGRTARAGASGIAFTLCSDDERNLLKDIQRTTRQTIPAFDRRNDKGLAAAVAVEAELTGDKPERGERGGNGGRNGRGRNNNARPVDPRDDVPAALRKQRRPKRPAGQGGGAQAQGQARNGDQRPAGKPAQVRASGEGFKGPKRQAAAAPEKRWSPID from the coding sequence GTGACTCAGTTCACTGATTTCGGCCTCGCCAAACCCCTTCTGAAGGCGTTGGCCGACAAGGGCTACACCACGCCCACCCCCATCCAGGCGAAAGCCATCCCCACGGTCATGACCGGCCGCGACCTGCTGGGCATCGCCCAGACGGGCACCGGCAAGACCGCCGCCTTCGCCCTGCCGATCCTGCATCGCCTGGCCGAAGACCGTAAGCCGGCGCCGCGCCGCGGCTGCCGCGTGCTGGTCCTGTCGCCGACCCGCGAACTGGCCACCCAGATCGCCGACAGCTTCCGCGCCTATGGAGCGCACCTTGGCCTGACGGTCGCGGTGATCTTCGGCGGCGTGAAGTACGGCCCGCAGATGCGCGCCCTGGCCGCCGGCATCGACGTGCTGGTCGCCACCCCGGGCCGCCTGATCGACCACCTGGGCGAGAAGAGCGCCAACCTGTCGGGCACCGAGATCTTCGTCCTCGACGAGGCCGACCAGATGCTCGACATGGGCTTCATCCTGCCCATCCGCCGCATCGTGCAGCACCTGCCCAAGGAACGTCAGAACCTGTTCTTCTCGGCCACCATGCCGACGGAGATCGGCAAGCTGGCCGGCGAACTGCTGAAGAACCCCGAGCAGGTCTCGGTGACGCCGCAGGCCACCACGGTCGAGCGGATCAATCAGCAGGTCCTGTTCGTCGAGCAGCAACGCAAGCGCGCCCTGCTGGCCGAGCTGTTCGCTGAATCGGCGCTGAAACGCGTCATCGTCTTCACCCGCACCAAGCGCGGCGCCGACCGCGTGGCCAAGTACCTCAACGCCTGCGGCGTCGAGGCCGGGGCCATCCACGGCGACAAGACCCAGGGCCAGCGCGAGCGCGCCCTGGCGGCCTTCCGCGCCGGCGAGAGCCGCGCCCTGGTCGCCACCGACATCGCCGCCCGCGGCATCGACATCGACAGCGTCACCCACGTGGTGAACTTCGAACTGCCGAACGTGCCGGAAGCCTATGTCCACCGCATCGGCCGCACCGCGCGCGCCGGCGCTTCGGGCATCGCCTTCACCCTGTGCAGCGATGACGAGCGCAACCTGCTGAAGGACATCCAGCGCACCACGCGCCAGACGATCCCGGCCTTCGACCGTCGCAATGACAAGGGTCTGGCCGCCGCCGTGGCGGTTGAGGCCGAGCTGACCGGCGACAAGCCCGAACGCGGCGAGCGCGGCGGCAATGGCGGCCGCAACGGCCGTGGCCGCAACAACAACGCCCGCCCGGTCGATCCGCGCGATGACGTGCCGGCCGCCCTGCGCAAGCAGCGCCGGCCCAAGCGTCCCGCCGGTCAAGGCGGCGGCGCCCAGGCGCAAGGCCAGGCCCGCAACGGCGACCAGCGTCCCGCTGGAAAGCCGGCGCAGGTCCGCGCCAGCGGCGAAGGCTTCAAGGGTCCCAAGCGCCAAGCGGCCGCAGCGCCGGAAAAGCGCTGGAGTCCTATCGACTAA
- the mutT gene encoding 8-oxo-dGTP diphosphatase MutT: MEKKIVLVAAAALVDVDGRVLLCQRPEGKQLAGLWEFPGGKVEPGETPEQCLIRELDEELGIQVAKACLAPFVFASHEYETFHLLMPLFLCRRWEGFVQQKEHAGLAWVKPTDMDKYPMPPADLPLVAWLRDLL, from the coding sequence ATGGAAAAGAAGATCGTTCTCGTGGCCGCCGCGGCCCTCGTCGATGTCGATGGACGGGTGCTCCTGTGCCAGCGGCCCGAGGGCAAGCAACTGGCCGGCCTGTGGGAGTTTCCCGGCGGCAAGGTCGAGCCCGGCGAGACCCCCGAACAGTGCCTGATCCGTGAGCTTGATGAGGAGCTGGGCATCCAGGTCGCCAAGGCGTGCCTGGCCCCCTTCGTCTTCGCCAGCCACGAGTACGAGACCTTCCACCTGCTGATGCCGCTGTTCCTCTGCCGCCGCTGGGAAGGCTTCGTGCAGCAGAAGGAGCATGCGGGCCTGGCCTGGGTGAAGCCGACCGACATGGACAAATACCCCATGCCGCCCGCCGACCTGCCGCTGGTGGCCTGGCTGCGCGATTTGCTGTGA
- a CDS encoding endonuclease domain-containing protein, translating into MAHNDLTERARRLRVDQTDVERFLWGRLRDRRLGGWKWKRQAPRGAYIVDFMSAEASLIVELDGGQHADVTAYDARRTAYLEGEGFKVIRFWNPEVVTNLDGVCDTILAACGGERPSP; encoded by the coding sequence ATGGCGCACAACGACCTGACCGAACGGGCCAGGCGCCTGCGCGTGGATCAGACCGACGTTGAGCGGTTCCTGTGGGGGCGCCTGCGCGACCGTCGTCTTGGCGGGTGGAAATGGAAGCGGCAAGCGCCGCGCGGCGCCTACATCGTCGATTTCATGAGTGCTGAAGCCAGCCTGATCGTCGAACTCGACGGAGGTCAGCACGCGGACGTCACGGCCTATGACGCACGCCGCACGGCCTACCTCGAAGGGGAGGGCTTCAAGGTCATCCGGTTCTGGAACCCGGAGGTAGTCACCAACCTGGATGGTGTCTGCGACACCATACTCGCCGCCTGCGGCGGCGAGCGCCCCTCACCCTGA
- a CDS encoding methyltransferase domain-containing protein, translating to MSTPPKLFDRDLLRRRLDRAAAGYAQADFLKARAAQDAAWRLEPIMRRFPLAVDLGARSGAFRRALAQSDAADKIDLLIETEITGSMLGPVGARLVADEERLPFADGSLDLIVSTLALHWTNDLVGALIQARRALKPDGLFIGSFLGGATLNELRQCLLEAEAELTGGAAMRVSPFADHSDAAGLLSRAGFALPVADVDRVTVRYGHPIELLRDLRRMGETSILADRPRKPMTRTLLGHALQLYVERFAEADGRVPATFEILTITGWVPHESQQKPLPRGSAQVGLEEALGVVRRKRGDA from the coding sequence ATGAGCACCCCGCCGAAACTGTTCGACCGCGATCTTCTGCGCCGACGCCTTGACCGCGCCGCCGCCGGCTATGCCCAGGCCGACTTCCTGAAGGCTCGCGCCGCCCAGGACGCCGCCTGGCGCCTGGAACCGATCATGCGACGGTTTCCGCTCGCCGTCGATCTGGGCGCGCGAAGCGGGGCTTTCCGGCGCGCCTTGGCCCAGAGCGACGCCGCCGACAAGATCGACCTGCTGATCGAGACGGAGATCACGGGCAGCATGCTGGGGCCGGTCGGCGCGCGGCTGGTGGCGGACGAGGAGCGTCTGCCGTTCGCGGACGGCAGCCTGGACCTGATCGTCTCGACCCTGGCCCTGCACTGGACCAACGACCTGGTGGGCGCGCTGATCCAGGCGCGGCGGGCGCTGAAGCCGGACGGGCTGTTCATCGGCTCGTTCCTGGGCGGGGCGACCCTGAACGAGCTGCGTCAATGCCTGCTGGAGGCGGAGGCGGAACTGACCGGCGGTGCGGCCATGCGCGTCTCGCCCTTCGCCGACCATTCGGACGCGGCGGGCCTGCTGTCTCGGGCGGGGTTCGCCCTGCCGGTGGCGGACGTGGACCGGGTGACCGTGCGCTATGGCCATCCTATCGAGCTGCTGCGCGACCTGCGCCGCATGGGCGAGACCAGCATCCTGGCCGACCGCCCGCGCAAGCCCATGACCCGCACCCTGCTGGGCCACGCCCTGCAGCTTTATGTGGAGCGCTTCGCCGAGGCCGACGGCCGCGTGCCAGCCACCTTCGAAATCCTGACCATCACCGGCTGGGTCCCGCACGAAAGCCAGCAAAAGCCCCTGCCGAGGGGTTCAGCCCAGGTGGGGCTGGAAGAAGCGCTGGGGGTGGTGCGACGCAAGCGGGGGGATGCCTGA
- a CDS encoding ComF family protein — protein sequence MGAQHGDLQGGWKPGPTLISAGRGLLDLLLPPQALDGGAAGSPGLGAEAWGKISFIADPACDGCGAPFDFDLGAGVRCPTCAARPRAFARARAACLYDEHSRNLILQLKHADRTDLAPLMAKWLSRAAADLLAEADAIVPVPLHPARLFARRYNQAAEVARPLSKLADRPYLPDALIRRRATATQGGKSGSGRQRNVAGAFAIPPFRRRQVEGKRILLVDDVMTTGATLEACAKALLAVGAVSVTAAVIARVKDAPDVSM from the coding sequence ATGGGCGCGCAACATGGCGATTTGCAGGGCGGCTGGAAACCAGGGCCGACGCTGATTTCGGCCGGACGGGGTCTGTTGGACCTGCTTTTGCCGCCTCAAGCCCTTGATGGCGGGGCCGCAGGGTCGCCCGGATTGGGCGCGGAGGCCTGGGGCAAGATCAGTTTCATCGCCGACCCGGCCTGCGACGGCTGCGGCGCGCCGTTCGATTTCGATCTTGGCGCGGGGGTGCGTTGCCCCACCTGCGCCGCCCGGCCCAGAGCCTTCGCCCGCGCCCGTGCGGCCTGTCTCTACGACGAACATTCGCGCAACCTGATCCTGCAGCTCAAGCATGCCGACCGCACCGATCTGGCGCCGCTGATGGCCAAGTGGCTGAGCCGCGCCGCCGCCGACCTGCTGGCCGAAGCCGACGCCATCGTTCCTGTGCCGCTTCATCCCGCCCGCCTGTTCGCCCGGCGCTATAATCAGGCGGCGGAGGTGGCGCGGCCTTTGTCGAAGCTGGCGGACCGTCCCTACTTGCCCGACGCCCTGATCCGCCGCCGCGCCACCGCGACCCAGGGGGGCAAGTCTGGCTCCGGCCGTCAGCGCAATGTGGCCGGCGCCTTCGCCATTCCGCCGTTCCGCCGGCGCCAGGTCGAAGGCAAGCGCATCCTGCTGGTCGATGACGTCATGACCACCGGCGCGACACTGGAGGCCTGCGCCAAGGCGCTTTTGGCCGTCGGAGCGGTTTCTGTAACCGCGGCGGTGATCGCGAGGGTGAAAGACGCGCCCGACGTGTCTATGTAG
- the grxC gene encoding glutaredoxin 3 — protein MAHVTIYTRPFCGYCARALKLLKDKGADFTEIEAGMDPKLRQEMIDKSGRTTFPQIFVGDQHIGGCDDMMALDRGGKLDSMLAA, from the coding sequence ATGGCACACGTCACCATCTACACTCGCCCGTTCTGCGGCTACTGCGCCCGCGCCCTGAAGCTCCTCAAGGACAAGGGGGCCGACTTCACCGAGATCGAAGCCGGCATGGACCCCAAGCTGCGTCAGGAAATGATCGACAAGTCGGGCCGGACCACCTTCCCGCAGATATTCGTCGGCGATCAGCACATCGGCGGCTGCGACGACATGATGGCCCTGGACCGAGGCGGCAAGCTGGACTCGATGCTGGCCGCCTGA
- a CDS encoding carbon-nitrogen hydrolase family protein, whose amino-acid sequence MTFRVGLIQTRTPASHAASLAQLEPLIRDAAGQGAKLVLTPEGCNILQKDRAQLLPQLTALEDDPVVKGLQALAVELDLWIDVGSALVKREDGKAANRQALIDPTGDIVATYDKLHMFDVDLPTGETARESAVYEPGDRAVSVDTPFGKLGLTICYDMRFPALYRALALDGAKVMMVPAAFTRPTGEAHWEILLRARAIETGSFVLAAAQGGFHEDGRGTWGRSIAIGPWGEVIGKLDHDEPGVLIAELDLAAADKARSAIPALKNARAFVGP is encoded by the coding sequence ATGACCTTCCGCGTCGGCCTGATCCAGACCCGCACGCCCGCCAGCCACGCCGCCAGCCTGGCGCAGCTGGAGCCCCTGATCCGCGACGCGGCGGGGCAGGGCGCGAAGTTGGTCCTGACGCCGGAGGGCTGCAACATCCTGCAGAAGGATCGGGCCCAGTTGCTGCCGCAGCTGACCGCGCTGGAGGACGACCCGGTGGTCAAGGGCCTGCAGGCTCTGGCCGTCGAACTGGACCTCTGGATCGACGTCGGCTCGGCCCTGGTCAAGCGCGAGGACGGCAAGGCCGCCAACCGCCAGGCCCTGATCGATCCGACGGGCGACATCGTAGCCACCTACGACAAGCTGCACATGTTCGACGTCGACCTGCCCACCGGGGAGACGGCGCGCGAGTCGGCGGTCTATGAGCCGGGTGATCGGGCGGTGTCGGTCGACACGCCCTTTGGCAAGCTGGGCCTGACCATCTGCTACGACATGCGCTTCCCGGCGCTCTATCGGGCGCTCGCGCTGGACGGCGCCAAGGTGATGATGGTCCCCGCCGCCTTCACTCGGCCCACGGGCGAAGCGCACTGGGAGATTTTGCTACGCGCCCGGGCCATCGAGACGGGCAGTTTCGTGCTCGCCGCCGCCCAGGGCGGCTTCCACGAGGACGGGCGCGGCACCTGGGGCCGCAGCATCGCCATCGGCCCGTGGGGCGAGGTGATCGGAAAACTTGACCATGACGAGCCGGGCGTGTTGATCGCCGAACTCGATCTGGCGGCGGCCGACAAGGCCCGCTCCGCCATTCCTGCCCTAAAGAATGCGCGCGCCTTCGTCGGTCCCTAA
- a CDS encoding DUF1178 family protein, with product MIKYALTCEHDHGFEGWFGSSVDYDDQSARGLLECPVCGSATVRKQIMAPAVAGTKAQKAVAADADPKMREVMMEALGRVRAHVEENFDDVGDRFAREARDIHEGKSEDRGIYGSATPKEVKDLVADGIQVAPLPPAPPKKTDVN from the coding sequence ATGATCAAGTACGCGCTCACCTGCGAGCACGACCACGGCTTCGAAGGCTGGTTCGGCTCGTCCGTCGATTACGACGACCAGTCGGCCCGCGGCCTGCTGGAATGTCCGGTCTGCGGGTCAGCCACGGTCCGCAAGCAGATCATGGCGCCCGCCGTGGCCGGCACCAAGGCGCAGAAAGCCGTCGCCGCAGACGCCGACCCCAAGATGCGCGAAGTGATGATGGAGGCCCTGGGCCGCGTCCGCGCTCACGTGGAAGAGAACTTCGACGACGTCGGCGACCGCTTCGCCCGTGAGGCGCGCGACATCCACGAGGGCAAGTCAGAGGATCGCGGCATCTACGGCTCGGCCACGCCAAAGGAGGTCAAGGACCTCGTCGCCGACGGCATTCAGGTCGCCCCGCTGCCGCCGGCCCCGCCCAAGAAGACGGACGTCAATTAG
- a CDS encoding glycine zipper 2TM domain-containing protein: MRLSMITLAAFAALGVAAAPLASAEAAPKKRVYVCDYKKSKANQGTLIGGASGALLGSAVAGNGAKTEGAVLGGVVGAVAGHQIAKKNAKRCYYTYR; the protein is encoded by the coding sequence ATGCGTCTTTCGATGATCACCCTCGCCGCCTTCGCCGCTCTTGGCGTGGCGGCGGCTCCCCTCGCCTCTGCCGAGGCCGCGCCGAAGAAGCGCGTCTATGTCTGCGACTACAAGAAGTCCAAGGCCAACCAGGGCACCCTGATCGGCGGGGCCAGCGGCGCCCTGCTGGGCAGTGCGGTGGCTGGCAACGGCGCCAAGACCGAGGGCGCGGTGCTGGGCGGCGTCGTGGGCGCGGTGGCGGGCCACCAGATCGCCAAGAAGAACGCCAAGCGCTGCTACTACACGTACCGCTAG
- a CDS encoding serine hydrolase domain-containing protein — MRSSLTLLALSSVLLAGTALAADTAGQAALEHGRKLVDLLDKGDRRAVAAYLQANGAPRSTPPNPPVMELLSRTYLQARGAKYVADGPVEPQAATVVYENPTTKGQQALKVTVEPQPPFNMTAVTPAPTSRAFAPFAPDAPLDERLKGIDAYVETLTKADGFSGVVLIAASEKPLLNKAYGLADRTAGAANTLDTKFSLASLNKMFTAVAIARLVEQGQLSWDDPLSKFLPDFPDAESARKIQIKHLLSHTSGLGSFFNPTFFATPKDQIRTLDDYMRLNGEKGGLAFEPGTRWSYSNNGYLALGKVIEKVTGQDYYDYMRQTLFAPLGMNQTDSYALDSKTPNMARPYETSWTDAGLQTRDATPEMPVRGSSAGGGYSTAGDLFKWATAFKGGKLVSAETAALMTSPKLELGSANGGYGFEFGRLAPAGRKIVGAPGDTVGTCVIFDMIRDADNDYTVIILANSFMGSCHRVARAAYQALPAKAKP, encoded by the coding sequence ATGCGCAGCTCGCTCACCCTTCTCGCCCTGTCCTCCGTCCTGCTCGCGGGTACAGCCCTGGCGGCCGACACCGCCGGTCAGGCCGCGCTGGAGCACGGCCGCAAGCTGGTCGACCTGCTTGACAAGGGCGACCGTCGCGCCGTCGCCGCCTATCTGCAGGCCAACGGCGCGCCACGATCGACACCGCCAAACCCGCCGGTGATGGAACTGCTAAGTCGCACCTACCTACAAGCGCGCGGCGCCAAGTATGTAGCCGACGGTCCCGTGGAGCCCCAGGCCGCCACGGTAGTCTATGAGAACCCGACTACCAAGGGTCAGCAGGCCCTGAAAGTGACGGTGGAGCCTCAGCCCCCCTTCAACATGACTGCGGTGACGCCCGCGCCAACATCGCGCGCGTTCGCGCCCTTCGCTCCCGATGCTCCGCTAGACGAGCGGCTGAAGGGGATCGATGCCTATGTGGAGACTCTGACCAAGGCTGACGGCTTTTCCGGCGTCGTGCTGATTGCGGCGAGCGAAAAGCCGCTGTTGAACAAGGCCTATGGCCTGGCCGACCGCACGGCCGGCGCCGCCAACACGCTCGATACGAAGTTCAGCTTGGCGAGCCTGAACAAGATGTTCACCGCCGTGGCGATCGCCCGGCTGGTGGAGCAGGGCCAGCTGTCGTGGGACGATCCGCTGTCGAAATTCCTGCCCGACTTTCCTGACGCCGAGAGCGCGCGAAAGATCCAGATCAAGCACCTGCTGAGCCACACCTCGGGCCTGGGCTCATTCTTCAACCCGACCTTCTTCGCCACGCCCAAGGACCAGATCCGCACTCTGGACGACTACATGCGGCTGAACGGCGAAAAGGGCGGTCTAGCGTTCGAGCCAGGGACGCGCTGGTCCTACAGCAACAACGGCTATCTCGCTCTGGGCAAGGTGATCGAGAAGGTCACCGGCCAGGACTACTACGACTATATGCGCCAGACCCTGTTCGCACCGCTGGGCATGAACCAGACCGACTCCTACGCCCTCGACAGCAAGACGCCGAACATGGCGCGGCCCTATGAGACGTCCTGGACCGACGCCGGGCTGCAGACCCGCGACGCCACGCCAGAGATGCCCGTGCGCGGGAGTTCGGCGGGCGGCGGCTACTCCACCGCCGGCGACCTGTTTAAATGGGCCACCGCCTTCAAGGGCGGCAAGCTAGTGTCAGCCGAGACCGCGGCCCTGATGACCAGTCCCAAGCTCGAGCTTGGCTCGGCCAACGGCGGCTATGGCTTCGAGTTTGGCCGCCTGGCTCCGGCCGGGCGCAAGATCGTCGGCGCGCCGGGCGATACGGTGGGGACCTGCGTGATCTTCGACATGATCCGCGACGCGGACAACGACTACACCGTCATCATCCTGGCTAACTCGTTCATGGGCTCGTGTCACCGCGTGGCGCGTGCGGCCTACCAAGCTCTGCCGGCGAAAGCGAAACCGTAG
- the ubiG gene encoding bifunctional 2-polyprenyl-6-hydroxyphenol methylase/3-demethylubiquinol 3-O-methyltransferase UbiG yields MSAMSQTYTSIDPAEVERFSRIAAEWWDPHGKFAPLHVFNPVRLNFIRDQAVAHFGRDGKARRPFEGLKLLDIGCGGGLLSEPMARLGFDVTAVDASERNIKTASTHAAEQGLQIEFRASTAEALLAEGAGPFDVILNMEVIEHVADPGEFARTCSRLLKPGGLMIVATLNRTLKALALAKVGAEYVLRWVPAGTHDWRKFLKPDEVRGFLAGEPVDVQGPFGVSYNPLTGRWSRSNDSDVNYMMTVTRRA; encoded by the coding sequence ATGTCGGCGATGAGTCAGACCTACACCTCCATCGACCCGGCCGAGGTCGAGCGCTTTTCCCGGATCGCCGCCGAGTGGTGGGACCCTCACGGCAAGTTCGCGCCGCTGCACGTGTTCAATCCGGTGCGCCTGAACTTCATCCGCGACCAAGCTGTCGCCCACTTCGGACGGGATGGAAAAGCGCGGCGGCCGTTCGAGGGGCTGAAGCTGCTCGACATCGGCTGCGGTGGGGGCCTGTTGTCCGAGCCCATGGCGCGGCTGGGCTTCGACGTCACCGCCGTCGATGCGTCCGAGCGCAACATCAAGACCGCCTCCACCCACGCCGCCGAGCAGGGGCTCCAGATCGAATTTCGCGCCAGCACCGCCGAGGCCCTGCTGGCCGAAGGCGCCGGGCCGTTCGACGTGATCCTGAACATGGAGGTGATCGAGCATGTGGCCGATCCGGGAGAGTTCGCGCGGACCTGTTCGCGTCTGCTCAAGCCCGGCGGCCTGATGATCGTCGCCACTCTGAACCGCACGCTGAAAGCCCTGGCCCTTGCCAAGGTGGGAGCCGAGTACGTCCTGCGCTGGGTGCCGGCGGGGACCCACGACTGGCGCAAGTTCCTGAAGCCCGATGAAGTGCGCGGCTTCCTGGCCGGCGAGCCGGTGGACGTGCAGGGACCGTTCGGGGTGTCTTACAACCCCCTCACCGGCCGCTGGAGCCGATCCAACGACAGCGACGTCAACTACATGATGACGGTCACGCGCCGCGCGTGA
- a CDS encoding alpha/beta fold hydrolase, translated as MRLISAALLSTFALSAHAQTAPAADPYAQGKAIVADIQKIVTPNGVSESGPMTLGGASQWVSIRGADRANPIIIFIHGGPAAPELPLAWTFQRPWEDFFTVVQWDQRGAGKSYALNDPKAIAATMTVDQYRDDTIDLIEQVTKKLGKRRVILVGHSWGSIVGLSVAAKRPDLLHAYVGAGQVIDFRENERVGFNAVLAAARKAGNAEAVAELEALQPYPGPGDFDTKKIETQRKWSIHYGFLSAGRDNARHYFLSSRLSPDYGPDDLKGWSKGSDMAVETLLPKLADVSFNHVRKLDTPTFMFLGRQDYTTPGSITEDWMKGLRAPKKDVVWFEHSAHLMMVEEPGRFLYALLDKVRPIAERAEPEAPKRD; from the coding sequence ATGCGTCTGATCTCCGCCGCTCTGCTCAGCACCTTCGCCCTGTCTGCTCACGCCCAGACGGCTCCGGCCGCAGATCCCTATGCTCAAGGCAAGGCGATCGTCGCTGACATCCAGAAGATTGTGACGCCAAACGGCGTGAGCGAGAGCGGCCCGATGACCCTGGGCGGCGCCAGCCAGTGGGTGTCGATCCGCGGCGCGGACCGCGCCAACCCGATCATCATCTTCATCCATGGCGGCCCGGCCGCGCCGGAGCTGCCCCTGGCCTGGACCTTCCAGCGGCCGTGGGAGGACTTCTTCACGGTGGTGCAGTGGGATCAGCGCGGGGCGGGCAAATCCTACGCCCTAAATGATCCCAAGGCGATCGCCGCGACTATGACGGTCGACCAGTACCGGGACGACACCATCGACCTCATCGAGCAGGTCACCAAGAAGCTGGGCAAGCGAAGGGTGATCCTGGTCGGCCATAGCTGGGGCTCCATCGTTGGCCTGTCCGTGGCCGCCAAGCGCCCCGACCTGCTGCACGCCTATGTGGGCGCCGGTCAGGTGATCGATTTCCGCGAGAACGAGCGTGTCGGCTTCAACGCCGTCCTCGCCGCCGCCAGGAAGGCCGGCAATGCCGAGGCGGTCGCCGAGCTGGAGGCCCTGCAGCCCTATCCGGGACCGGGCGACTTCGACACCAAGAAGATCGAGACCCAGCGCAAGTGGTCGATACACTACGGCTTCCTCAGCGCCGGCCGCGACAACGCCCGCCACTACTTCCTGTCCTCGCGCCTGTCGCCCGACTATGGCCCCGACGACCTCAAGGGCTGGTCCAAGGGCAGCGACATGGCGGTCGAAACCCTGCTGCCGAAGCTGGCGGACGTGAGCTTCAACCATGTCCGCAAGCTGGACACGCCGACCTTCATGTTCCTGGGCCGTCAGGACTACACCACCCCCGGCTCCATCACCGAGGACTGGATGAAGGGTCTGCGCGCGCCGAAGAAGGATGTCGTCTGGTTCGAGCACTCGGCCCACCTGATGATGGTCGAGGAGCCCGGCCGCTTCCTCTACGCCCTGCTCGACAAGGTCCGCCCCATCGCCGAGCGCGCCGAGCCCGAGGCCCCGAAGCGCGACTGA
- a CDS encoding aspartate kinase has protein sequence MSRLVMKFGGTSVADLERIRRVARLVAAEVATGKQVAVVVSAMSGKTNELVAWTDGAGAAAQGIAPSDDEYDTIVASGEQVTAGLLAMTLRNMGHRARSWMGWQVPIITDDAHGKARIDDIPSENLLAAFEAGEIAVIAGFQGVTRAGRIATLGRGGSDTSAVAIAAAIGGACDIYTDVDGVYTTDPRIESKAKKLAKISYEEMLEMASLGAKVLQTRSVELAMAQRVPVRVLSSFVEPGEAPGQGTIVCDEEEIMEKRIVSGVAYSRDEAKITLLGLPDHPGVSSKIFGALADANVNVDMIVQSRARTAETANMEFTVGKRDAQRAVEIVRSHQAEIGFEDVAVDEDVSKVSVIGVGMRSHTGVAKSMFEALAAKGVNIQVISTSEIKISVLIDAAYTELAVRALHAAYGLDQL, from the coding sequence ATGTCCCGGCTGGTGATGAAATTCGGCGGCACCTCGGTGGCCGACCTCGAACGCATCCGGCGCGTCGCGCGCCTCGTGGCGGCCGAGGTTGCGACCGGCAAACAGGTGGCCGTGGTGGTCTCGGCCATGAGCGGCAAGACCAACGAACTGGTGGCCTGGACCGACGGCGCCGGCGCGGCCGCGCAAGGCATCGCGCCCTCGGACGACGAGTACGACACCATCGTCGCCAGCGGCGAACAGGTCACCGCCGGCCTGCTGGCCATGACCTTGCGCAACATGGGCCACCGGGCCCGGTCTTGGATGGGCTGGCAGGTGCCGATCATCACCGACGACGCCCACGGCAAGGCTCGCATCGACGACATCCCGTCCGAGAACCTACTTGCCGCCTTCGAGGCCGGCGAGATCGCCGTCATCGCCGGTTTTCAGGGCGTGACCCGCGCGGGCCGCATCGCCACGCTCGGCCGTGGCGGTTCGGACACCAGCGCCGTGGCCATCGCCGCCGCGATCGGCGGCGCCTGCGACATCTACACCGACGTGGACGGGGTCTACACCACCGACCCGCGCATCGAGAGCAAGGCCAAGAAGCTCGCCAAGATCTCCTATGAGGAGATGCTGGAGATGGCCTCCCTCGGGGCCAAGGTCCTGCAGACGCGCTCGGTCGAGCTGGCCATGGCCCAGCGCGTGCCGGTCCGCGTCCTTTCAAGCTTTGTCGAGCCGGGCGAAGCTCCCGGCCAGGGCACCATCGTCTGCGACGAGGAAGAGATCATGGAAAAGCGCATCGTTTCCGGCGTCGCCTACAGCCGCGACGAAGCCAAGATCACCCTGCTGGGTCTGCCCGATCATCCGGGCGTGTCGTCGAAGATCTTCGGCGCCCTGGCGGACGCCAACGTCAATGTGGACATGATCGTCCAGTCGCGCGCCCGCACGGCCGAGACGGCGAACATGGAGTTCACCGTCGGCAAGCGTGACGCCCAGCGCGCCGTCGAGATCGTCCGCAGCCACCAGGCCGAGATCGGCTTCGAGGACGTGGCCGTGGACGAGGACGTCTCCAAGGTCTCGGTGATCGGGGTGGGCATGCGCTCGCACACCGGCGTCGCCAAGAGCATGTTCGAGGCTCTGGCCGCCAAGGGCGTCAACATTCAGGTGATCTCCACCTCGGAGATCAAGATCAGCGTGCTGATCGACGCCGCCTATACCGAACTGGCGGTGCGCGCCCTGCACGCCGCCTACGGCCTGGACCAGCTCTAG